The Echeneis naucrates chromosome 8, fEcheNa1.1, whole genome shotgun sequence genome has a window encoding:
- the LOC115047403 gene encoding paralemmin-1-like — protein MKFCLVVAEYTAVAERRRQQEEEERLKRETEEEWLKTAQKKRKYLRDQWLRATTPAPVLLTLHNFRSSPPPHDEADKHTAAQKTPKEKEGDAADARKEERAVREENRESVSCTTAALIHNHRQAATTEDAQANIEDHFSVKMEQNVSHENGQEGRSVLGMLAVQVERDPKTGATVVTSVAPMATPADHPNATTVFDDGRKSIHAVGGTGCQPSTEELGQILSAIDGVGMKALLDEVTVVPNEAETKTEHVEASRTPKEKVVSFPTHHALSRDNDMQLDSTQGYDLEARMSIEHCAVRHEEDKQEERRVTALRDIEGAVETIEDQQLEEGPVTLLFLGYADATTSLGESQEDGEGMLTVERVIITEDGEEHVIGPDTSALCKEAAQEARKESQAAVFRDIPPEGNGAGGKVQEQEGDKEQHNSSPPTRASGEESSKHKTCQCCSVM, from the exons ATGAAGTTTTGTCTGGTGGTGGCAGAATATACAGCAGTTGCG GAGAGGCGTCgacagcaggaagaagaggagagactgaagagggagacagaggaagagtggTTGAAGACTGCTCAGAAAAAG AGGAAGTACCTGAGGGACCAGTGGCTTAGGGCAACAACTCCAGCTCCCGTCCTCCTGACACTTCACAACTTTAGGTCCAGTCCTCCGCCACACGACGAGGCAGACAAGCACACAGCAGC TCAAAAGACGCcgaaggagaaggaaggagacgCAGCTGATGCCAGAAAAGAGGAACGAGCtgtcagagaagaaaacagagagtcTGTCAGTTGTACAACTGCAGCCTTAATACACAACCACCGTCAG GCTGCCACTACCGAGGACGCACAAG ctaaTATAGAAGATCACTTCTCTgtaaaaatggaacaaaatgtATCTCACGAAAATGGGCAAGAAGGCCGATCAG TTCTGGGAATGTTGGCAGTGCAGGTCGAGAGAGACCCCAAGACAGGTGCCACTGTGGTCACATCAGTAGCCCCCATGGCCACACCGGCCGACCATCCAAACGCCACCACGGTATTCGACGATGGCAGAAAGAGTATCCACGCTGTCGGCGGGACAGGATGTCAGCCCTCGACTGAAGAGCTTGGGCAGATCCTGAGCGCCATCGATGGGGTTGGGATGAAAGCGCTGCTGGATGAAGTCACAGTCGTGCCAAACGAGGCTGAGACGAAGACGGAACATGTTGAAGCCAGCAGAACTCCAAAGGAAAAAGTTGTGTCTTTTCCTACCCATCATGCTCTGTCAAGAGACAACGATATGCAACTAGACAGCACGCAAGGCTACGACTTGGAGGCCAGGATGAGCATAGAGCACTGCGCCGTAAGACATGAGGAGGATAAGCAAGAGGAAAGACGCGTCACAGCACTTAGAGACATAGAAGGAGCAGTAGAGACCATAGAGGATCAACAGTTGGAGGAAGGCCCAGTAACCTTGTTGTTCTTGGGATATGCTGATGCCACAACATCCCTGGGTGAAAGCCAAGAGGACGGCGAGGGCATGCTCACTGTGGAACGAGTGATTATCACTGAAGATGGAGAAGAACATGTGATAGGACCTGACACATCAGCATTATGCAAAGAAGCAGCGCAGGAAGCTAGGAAGGAGTCCCAAGCTGCAGTATTTCGGGACATTCCCCCGGAGGGAAACGGAGCAGGAGGTAAAGTCCAGGAACAGGAGGGTGACAAGGAGCAGCATAATTCATCTCCACCTACCAGAGCATCAGGAGAGGAATCCTCCAAGCACAAGACCTGTCAGTGTTGCTCTGTCATGTAA